Proteins from a genomic interval of Rosa chinensis cultivar Old Blush chromosome 2, RchiOBHm-V2, whole genome shotgun sequence:
- the LOC112187785 gene encoding ganglioside-induced differentiation-associated-protein 2: MSTTAQLSDSEQRALVEKLHVFKIKGRDKRGRTILRVIGKFFPARIVSVDNLRKYLEEKIFPELENKPFAVVYVHTGVQRSENFPGISALRSIYDAIPINVKRNLEAVYFLHPGLQARLFLATFGRFLFTGGVYGKLKYVSRLDYLWEHVRRSEIDVPDFVYDHDEDLEHRPMMDYGLESDHPRVYDAPAVDSSVSMYSMRCIS; encoded by the exons ATGAGCACCACCGCTCAACTCTCCGATTCCGAGCAGCGTGCCCTCGTCGAAAAGCTCCACGTCTTCAAGATCAAAGGCCGCGACAAACGCGGCCGCACCATCCTTCGCGTCATCGGAAAATTCTTTCCAG cTCGGATTGTGAGCGTGGATAATCTGAGGAAGTATCTGGAAGAGAAGATATTCCCGGAATTGGAGAACAAGCCGTTCGCGGTGGTGTACGTCCACACCGGAGTTCAGAGGTCCGAGAATTTCCCCGGAATCTCGGCCCTCCGATCAATCTACGACGCGATCCCGATCAACGTCAAGCGGAATCTCGAGGCCGTCTATTTCCTTCACCCAGGTCTCCAGGCCCGGCTCTTCTTGGCCACCTTCGGCCGTTTCCTTTTCACCGGAGg GGTGTATGGGAAGCTGAAGTACGTCAGCAGGCTCGATTATCTGTGGGagcacgtgaggaggagcgagATCGACGTCCCTGATTTCGTTTATGATCACGATGAGGACTTGGAGCACCGTCCGATGATGGACTATGGATTGGAGAGTGATCACCCGAGGGTGTATGATGCACCCGCGGTGGATTCCTCTGTGTCTATGTACTCCATGAGGTGCATCTCGTAG
- the LOC112187667 gene encoding thiol-disulfide oxidoreductase LTO1, which produces MATLALLSLTSPSLSSPRSLPRSNHTRFGALTTTSGWARRTVRLPVLCSASEPNQNAESEPETTSSPPSSSSDLTYKLCAGLGGIGFLETTYLTFLKLTNSDAFCPTGAGGGSCGDILNSEYAVVFGVPLPLFGMLAYGLVATLGVQLLTAKSLPFGIGKSDASLVLLGTTTSMAAASACFLYILSTQFSGTSCSYCLLSAFLSFSLFFITLKDFGFEKVQKEAGLLVCIAVLVAVTLNRSYSAPVSSSPSDVDLPYFTTEITTPSSPFAISLAKHLNAIGAKMYGAFWCSHCVEQKQMFGREAAKELNYVECFPGGFRKGTIMAKACIDAKLEGFPTWVINGQVLSGEKDLLELAEASGFELNEFSQTLIE; this is translated from the exons ATGGCTACCTTGGCGCTCCTGAGCCTAACATCTCCTTCACTCTCCTCTCCCAGATCTCTTCCTCGCTCAAATCACACCAGATTCGGTGCCCTTACTACCACTTCGGGTTGGGCTCGGAGAACTGTGCGGCTTCCCGTTCTATGCTCAGCTTCGGAGCCCAATCAAAACGCCGAATCCGAACCGGAAACGACGTCGTCTCCGCCGTCGTCTTCGAGTGACTTGACCTACAAACTATGTGCCGGGCTCGGAGGCATCGGGTTTCTCGAAACGACCTACTTGACCTTCCTCAAGCTCACGAATTCCGATGCCTTCTGCCCCACCGGCGCCGGCGGCGGAAGTTGCGGCGACATCCTCAACAGTGAATACGCCGTCGTTTTTG GGGTTCCTCTTCCGTTGTTTGGAATGCTTGCATATGGGTTAGTTGCTACACTTGGTGTGCAGCTGTTGACTGCAAAGAGTTTACCTTTTGGAATTGggaaatctgatgctagcttgGTTTTACTTGGGACTACGACCTCCATGGCAGCTGCTAGTGCTTGTTTTTTGTACATTCTTAGCACACAGTTTTCGGGAACTTCGTGTTCGTATTGTTTGTTATCGGCTTTCCTCTCCTTCAGCTTATTTTTCATCACTTTAAAG GATTTTGGGTTCGAAAAAGTACAAAAAGAGGCGGGTTTATTGGTGTGTATAGCTGTCTTGGTGGCTGTGACTCTGAACAGGTCATATAGTGCACCTGTATCCTCAAG CCCATCTGATGTTGATCTTCCATACTTTACAACTGAGATAACAACACCATCAAGTCCGTTTGCTATATCTCTTGCAAAGCATCTAAATGCTATAGGTGCTAAAATGTATGGCGCTTTTTGGTGTTCACATTGTGTTGAACAAAAACag ATGTTTGGACGTGAAGCAGCGAAGGAATTGAACTATGTTGAGTGCTTCCCTGGTGGATTTAGAAAGGGAACTATAATGGCAAAGGCATGTATTGATGCCAAACTTGAAGGTTTTCCTACTTGGGTCATCAATGGACAG GTATTGAGTGGAGAAAAAGATTTGCTAGAGCTTGCAGAGGCATCTGGGTTTGAGTTGAACGAATTTAGTCAGACCCTCATAGAGTAA